ATAGTTAGAAACAACTTTATACAAAATGAACTAACtgactttttatttatgttattAACATCAATCTAGAAATACCCATTGCGTTGTGTTAAAATTGGCAATATCGTGAGGGTAGGCAAAGGACGAATAAATTCATTAACAGCAGATTACAGTGGACAAATTGTTGGATGTCATGGTACTGACAATACAGTAGAGTTATTCCACTTTTTACCTGAAGATcaaattaaaacgaaaaaatcaaaacgtttggataaattaaaaaagaaagcagCTTCGTaagtaaaaattgtattaaaatgTATGTTTCATGTAAATTATTCCAATTTATGTATATTGTTAACAGTGATGAGAAGATAAAAGAGAAACTACAGGAAGCTGAATTAGATACAATCTTAAGGGATCAAATTAACAGACTCTCAGTTATAAAAGTTTCTGCCAAAGCAAAAGCACTAGATCTTATTATGGGACGAGGAGATGAACTTAGAGTGAgttattatctttttttttctgaattatcaatatcaaaggtgaaTAAAAACGTATTCTCTTTCAGATATGTACAAATGTAAGCAACAACACAATTGAGCTCCATTCCTTAGCAGTCACAGAAAAAACTGCTGAACCACAACTCCTTCGAACATTAAGTTCTCATGGTCATCGAACTGAAGTTAGAGCAGTTTGTTTTAGTTCAGATAATTTAGCATTTGCTACCGTTAGTGGAGACTCTGTAAAATTATGGAACaggtattttttttacgtaacAATAATATCATacaatgaaaattattaagtTCCTCTTTTTTAATAGGACAAACCTTCCACGTAGCCATATCTTGTGATAAGTAAATTTTCAAGTAACTTAATCTATGTATTGTTTCAGACCTACGCTAACATGCTTAAGAACAGTGGAATGTGGATATGCATTAAGTCTTACATTTGTACCTGGTGATAGACATTTAATTGTTGGTTTGAAGAGTGGAAAAATGCTAATTATAGACATTGCAGCAGGTGACATTTTAGAAGAAATACCAGCTCATGAAAATGAATTATGGAGCGTTACTCTATTGCCAACTTTGGTAAATTAATCATAGTaaattatgcaacaagggtcAAAAGTAGCACATTTTCCCTGCGTGCGTTTACTTCCCGACGAAGCGAAAAAACGCACCcctagaaaaaatatttttgttaaggACAGTAAAATCATCATCCAAGAGAACAATTTACTTTTGTCCCGTGTTGCATGCATATAGTATTCAATACCACTCTCGATCGAAAGGCCACTTTTTAATCCTAAAAACCAATAACGAAacacttttcaaaatttgattaaaagaattttttttttgcttattaaaatttaatttaaacgaatttttaggaaaaatatgttttttttgtCGTGCTGTTCGGGTTGGAGGGGAGGGGCagatatttttcatattacaagtatgaattatttaagtgtaaataatttaaaatccTTTTCAGAAAGGTGTTGTCAGTGGTGGGGGAGATAAGACCGTAAAATTTTGGCAATTCGAGCTTGTTGAAGATCCTGAAAGTGAAAGCAAAGCTAAAGTACTTTCTGTAATTCACTATAAAACTTTAAAACTGGAAGAAAGTGTACTTTGCGTCAGAATAAGTCCTAATAATAGATTTGTAGCTGTTGCATTGTTAGATTCAACAGTAAAGATCTTTTTTCTTGATACATTCAAAGtaagaattattaaaaatttttctttttataacaataaataatttgtttcaCTTAATCAAGAATATGTATAatgttgttcttttttttagttcTTTGTATCTTTATATGGCCACAAATTACCAGTTTTATGCATGGATATTTCCAGTGATTCTGCATTAATTGCAACTGGCTCAGCCGATCGTAACATTAAAATTTGGGGTTTAGATTTTGGCGATTGTCataaatcattattcgcaCATGACGATTCTGTAACAGGAATTGCGTTTGTGCCAAAAACTCATTACCTatttacttgtggaaaagaCGGAAAAGTTAAGGAATGGGATGCTGATAATTTCCAAAAAATCGTTACATTACAAGTAAATCAATTCTACTACATAATTTAATTGTGTTGTACTGTAAAGCCATATATGCATATTACAAGTGTATAACAAaaacttttgttttattaGGGTCACACTGGACAAGCATATAACTGTGCCGTATCACCTAACGGAGTTTACGCTGCTTCTTGTGGTTCCGACAAAGTAATACgtatttacgaaaaaagtTCAGAAATTTTAGTTCTAGAGGATGAAGCAGAAgaggaaagagaaaaacaagaaaatgaATTAGTAACAGGCGAAACAACAGCGGTTCAAggtcaaaaaaatcaaattttaccCACTCGTAAAACAGTTAACAGTGAAAAAgcggtaaaaaatattttatgcaaATCAGCTGTTTGTTATGctactttttaatattttctaaataatcTAAAATTTTCAAGGCTGAGTTAATCCTCGAGTGTTTGGACATATGCAAAGCGTACAAAGAAGAATGTTCAACTGTTGTACCACCCAATCCAATGCCACCATTACCATTATTAATGCAAGCATACAAGTGCAATACTGTCGAAGAATTTTTATTGGAAACCATCAAGAGAGTTCGCGCAAGGtaaataataaactttaagattataattatatattttttatgttgaatatgaattgtatattaaaataattttaacacaGCGATTTCGACGAAGCTCTATTTTTACTGCCGTATTCGGCTGCGTCTGAAATTCTGAGGATGTTACCGAGTCTATTGAAAAGTCAATATCAAGCAGAAATCGTAGCAAAATTAACATTGAGTTTAATTCAAGCACATCATGGACCAATTATCGCCAGTCAAGAACTTCTACCtcaaattgaagaaattaaATCTCTTGCTCTACAACAAGTTTCGTCGTTGAGAGTatggatttattattttttttttttactcgatatatggtattaaaaatatttaatttaaacaattgTACGCAGGATACCCTTGGATTCAATCTATACGGAATGGCTTATATGCAACGTGCAATTGAAGAAAATGAGGGAATTCAGCTGTTTAAAGAGGCTACGAAAActcaaaagaagaaaaacagCAAGCGGAAAAACAAGGAAAAAGCTCTGAAAAGAGCTATTATGACTTtatgaattttgtaaaaaaaaaaaatactttttatgaCACATGCATGAAAAACGCCACTTTCCATGCATCTaagatgaataaaaaatcgaGTTTCTCTTAGCAGCgggaggaaaaaatgttttcctccctagggagtagttttttccacAAACGTTTAGTCCTCGAATT
The sequence above is drawn from the Nasonia vitripennis strain AsymCx chromosome 4, Nvit_psr_1.1, whole genome shotgun sequence genome and encodes:
- the LOC100120590 gene encoding WD repeat-containing protein 3, whose protein sequence is MGLTKQYLRYVPGGNINLIADSNCNIVFVTLEGQEGRFVAVGACEHVYIWDLRLGEKVQVLSGEKANVTCLAASPNKRQIAAGYDDGSVKTFDLRSAENVSVFVGHHSEVTSLAYDHLGHHLVSGSKDTDIIVWDVVAENGICRLVGHKGVITKVAFMRDHNIVISSSKDTFIKFWDLDNEHNFKTLIGHRSEVWGFTLVKDDEYLVSGCNDRELHIWKIYFTDALKSDGNIELPNLAIEDDGDEADMKYPLRCVKIGNIVRVGKGRINSLTADYSGQIVGCHGTDNTVELFHFLPEDQIKTKKSKRLDKLKKKAASDEKIKEKLQEAELDTILRDQINRLSVIKVSAKAKALDLIMGRGDELRICTNVSNNTIELHSLAVTEKTAEPQLLRTLSSHGHRTEVRAVCFSSDNLAFATVSGDSVKLWNRPTLTCLRTVECGYALSLTFVPGDRHLIVGLKSGKMLIIDIAAGDILEEIPAHENELWSVTLLPTLKGVVSGGGDKTVKFWQFELVEDPESESKAKVLSVIHYKTLKLEESVLCVRISPNNRFVAVALLDSTVKIFFLDTFKFFVSLYGHKLPVLCMDISSDSALIATGSADRNIKIWGLDFGDCHKSLFAHDDSVTGIAFVPKTHYLFTCGKDGKVKEWDADNFQKIVTLQGHTGQAYNCAVSPNGVYAASCGSDKVIRIYEKSSEILVLEDEAEEEREKQENELVTGETTAVQGQKNQILPTRKTVNSEKAAELILECLDICKAYKEECSTVVPPNPMPPLPLLMQAYKCNTVEEFLLETIKRVRASDFDEALFLLPYSAASEILRMLPSLLKSQYQAEIVAKLTLSLIQAHHGPIIASQELLPQIEEIKSLALQQVSSLRDTLGFNLYGMAYMQRAIEENEGIQLFKEATKTQKKKNSKRKNKEKALKRAIMTL